In Primulina eburnea isolate SZY01 chromosome 14, ASM2296580v1, whole genome shotgun sequence, the following proteins share a genomic window:
- the LOC140811676 gene encoding scopoletin glucosyltransferase-like isoform X4, translating into MVQLHAFFFPFLAQGHLIPLLEMAKLFTSRGVKSTIISTPFFAEPIKEKLTQESGIDIGLKIIKFPHPESGLPDHVVSVELVNTDELFSQFGKAIAMMQEPFEELVHGFKPDFIVSDMFFPWTVDSAAKFDIPRLIFHGTSCLALCVGEQMQRHKPFKNVSSDSESFFVPDLPHRLEFLRTQICVADLEEHESDFGRLLKQVRESDRRSYGVLVNSFYELEPAYSDHYRTVLGRRSWNIGPLFLCDSGNNEGRGHRGKKSAVDADKWKSWLDSREPDSVVYACFGSMTSFTHAQLHEIGIGLEASGQDFVWVLRKCENKEDEIEDWRPEGFEERMKDKGLIIRGWAPQLMILNHPAIGVFVTHCGWNSTLEGICAGVPMVTWPLFAEQFFNEKLVTDVLKTGVSVGNKIWRKAGSEGVASAAVSTAVRQVMVGEEAEEIRCRAKEWKEMARKTVGEDMYFPADRIHQQKSEKAADSYLHL; encoded by the exons ATGGTTCAGCTACATGCTTTCTTCTTTCCCTTTTTGGCTCAAGGTCACCTGATTCCTTTACTAGAAATGGCCAAATTATTCACTTCAAGAGGTGTAAAATCCACCATAATCTCCACTCCTTTCTTTGCAGAACCCATCAAAGAAAAACTTACCCAAGAATCAGGGATCGATATtggtttaaaaataatcaaatttccACATCCAGAATCCGGATTACCGGATCATGTCGTTAGCGTCGAGCTAGTAAACACAGATGAATTATTTTCACAGTTTGGTAAAGCCATAGCTATGATGCAAGAACCATTTGAGGAGCTGGTCCATGGATTTAAGCCCGATTTTATTGTTTCGGACATGTTCTTCCCTTGGACTGTCGATTCTGCGGCGAAATTCGATATCCCGAGATTGATTTTCCATGGAACGAGCTGTTTAGCGCTCTGTGTGGGCGAGCAAATGCAGCGGCACAAGCCTTTCAAGAATGTTTCCTCGGATTCGGAATCGTTTTTTGTGCCTGATCTTCCTCACCGGCTCGAGTTTCTTAGGACACAAATATGTGTAGCCGATTTAGAAGAACATGAGAGTGACTTTGGCAGGCTTCTAAAGCAAGTGAGGGAATCTGATAGGAGAAGCTACGGTGTTTTGGTAAACAGTTTTTACGAGCTGGAACCTGCTTACTCTGATCATTACAGGACGgttttgggaagaagatcatGGAACATAGGCCCTTTATTTTTATGCGACAGTGGAAATAATGAAGGAAGAGGACACAGGGGGAAGAAATCTGCCGTTGATGCAGACAAATGGAAGTCGTGGCTGGACTCAAGAGAGCCCGATTCTGTTGTTTACGCCTGTTTCGGAAGCATGACAAGCTTTACTCATGCTCAGTTACACGAAATAGGAATCGGGCTCGAAGCATCGGGGCAAGATTTCGTATGGGTACTTAGAAAATGTGAAAACAAAGAAGATGAAATCGAAGATTGGAGGCCCGAAGGATTCGAAGAACGAATGAAAGACAAAGGGTTGATCATTAGAGGATGGGCACCGCAGTTGATGATTCTAAATCATCCGGCAATAGGGGTTTTCGTGACGCACTGTGGATGGAATTCGACTTTGGAAGGCATATGCGCCGGGGTCCCTATGGTGACATGGCCCTTGTTTGCAGAACAGTTTTTTAACGAAAAATTGGTGACTGATGTTTTGAAGACCGGTGTTTCTGTTGGAAATAAAATATGGCGGAAAGCCGGCAGCGAAGGGGTGGCGAGTGCGGCGGTGTCTACGGCGGTGCGGCAAGTAATGGTAGGGGAAGAGGCGGAGGAAATCAGATGCAGAGCTAAGGAGTGGAAGGAAATGGCAAGAAAGACTGTTGGAGAAG acatgtattttccagcagacagaatccatcagcagaagagcgagaaagcagcagacagttacttacacttgtaa
- the LOC140811676 gene encoding scopoletin glucosyltransferase-like isoform X2: MVQLHAFFFPFLAQGHLIPLLEMAKLFTSRGVKSTIISTPFFAEPIKEKLTQESGIDIGLKIIKFPHPESGLPDHVVSVELVNTDELFSQFGKAIAMMQEPFEELVHGFKPDFIVSDMFFPWTVDSAAKFDIPRLIFHGTSCLALCVGEQMQRHKPFKNVSSDSESFFVPDLPHRLEFLRTQICVADLEEHESDFGRLLKQVRESDRRSYGVLVNSFYELEPAYSDHYRTVLGRRSWNIGPLFLCDSGNNEGRGHRGKKSAVDADKWKSWLDSREPDSVVYACFGSMTSFTHAQLHEIGIGLEASGQDFVWVLRKCENKEDEIEDWRPEGFEERMKDKGLIIRGWAPQLMILNHPAIGVFVTHCGWNSTLEGICAGVPMVTWPLFAEQFFNEKLVTDVLKTGVSVGNKIWRKAGSEGVASAAVSTAVRQVMVGEEAEEIRCRAKEWKEMARKTVGEAGIFPADRIQQQKSEKTADMYFPADRIHQQKSEKAADSYLHL, encoded by the exons ATGGTTCAGCTACATGCTTTCTTCTTTCCCTTTTTGGCTCAAGGTCACCTGATTCCTTTACTAGAAATGGCCAAATTATTCACTTCAAGAGGTGTAAAATCCACCATAATCTCCACTCCTTTCTTTGCAGAACCCATCAAAGAAAAACTTACCCAAGAATCAGGGATCGATATtggtttaaaaataatcaaatttccACATCCAGAATCCGGATTACCGGATCATGTCGTTAGCGTCGAGCTAGTAAACACAGATGAATTATTTTCACAGTTTGGTAAAGCCATAGCTATGATGCAAGAACCATTTGAGGAGCTGGTCCATGGATTTAAGCCCGATTTTATTGTTTCGGACATGTTCTTCCCTTGGACTGTCGATTCTGCGGCGAAATTCGATATCCCGAGATTGATTTTCCATGGAACGAGCTGTTTAGCGCTCTGTGTGGGCGAGCAAATGCAGCGGCACAAGCCTTTCAAGAATGTTTCCTCGGATTCGGAATCGTTTTTTGTGCCTGATCTTCCTCACCGGCTCGAGTTTCTTAGGACACAAATATGTGTAGCCGATTTAGAAGAACATGAGAGTGACTTTGGCAGGCTTCTAAAGCAAGTGAGGGAATCTGATAGGAGAAGCTACGGTGTTTTGGTAAACAGTTTTTACGAGCTGGAACCTGCTTACTCTGATCATTACAGGACGgttttgggaagaagatcatGGAACATAGGCCCTTTATTTTTATGCGACAGTGGAAATAATGAAGGAAGAGGACACAGGGGGAAGAAATCTGCCGTTGATGCAGACAAATGGAAGTCGTGGCTGGACTCAAGAGAGCCCGATTCTGTTGTTTACGCCTGTTTCGGAAGCATGACAAGCTTTACTCATGCTCAGTTACACGAAATAGGAATCGGGCTCGAAGCATCGGGGCAAGATTTCGTATGGGTACTTAGAAAATGTGAAAACAAAGAAGATGAAATCGAAGATTGGAGGCCCGAAGGATTCGAAGAACGAATGAAAGACAAAGGGTTGATCATTAGAGGATGGGCACCGCAGTTGATGATTCTAAATCATCCGGCAATAGGGGTTTTCGTGACGCACTGTGGATGGAATTCGACTTTGGAAGGCATATGCGCCGGGGTCCCTATGGTGACATGGCCCTTGTTTGCAGAACAGTTTTTTAACGAAAAATTGGTGACTGATGTTTTGAAGACCGGTGTTTCTGTTGGAAATAAAATATGGCGGAAAGCCGGCAGCGAAGGGGTGGCGAGTGCGGCGGTGTCTACGGCGGTGCGGCAAGTAATGGTAGGGGAAGAGGCGGAGGAAATCAGATGCAGAGCTAAGGAGTGGAAGGAAATGGCAAGAAAGACTGTTGGAGAAG ctggtatttttccagcagacagaattcagcagcagaagagcgagaaaacagcagacatgtattttccagcagacagaatccatcagcagaagagcgagaaagcagcagacagttacttacacttgtaa
- the LOC140811676 gene encoding scopoletin glucosyltransferase-like isoform X5 produces MVQLHAFFFPFLAQGHLIPLLEMAKLFTSRGVKSTIISTPFFAEPIKEKLTQESGIDIGLKIIKFPHPESGLPDHVVSVELVNTDELFSQFGKAIAMMQEPFEELVHGFKPDFIVSDMFFPWTVDSAAKFDIPRLIFHGTSCLALCVGEQMQRHKPFKNVSSDSESFFVPDLPHRLEFLRTQICVADLEEHESDFGRLLKQVRESDRRSYGVLVNSFYELEPAYSDHYRTVLGRRSWNIGPLFLCDSGNNEGRGHRGKKSAVDADKWKSWLDSREPDSVVYACFGSMTSFTHAQLHEIGIGLEASGQDFVWVLRKCENKEDEIEDWRPEGFEERMKDKGLIIRGWAPQLMILNHPAIGVFVTHCGWNSTLEGICAGVPMVTWPLFAEQFFNEKLVTDVLKTGVSVGNKIWRKAGSEGVASAAVSTAVRQVMVGEEAEEIRCRAKEWKEMARKTVGEGGSSYNGLSALIDELSKLNGR; encoded by the coding sequence ATGGTTCAGCTACATGCTTTCTTCTTTCCCTTTTTGGCTCAAGGTCACCTGATTCCTTTACTAGAAATGGCCAAATTATTCACTTCAAGAGGTGTAAAATCCACCATAATCTCCACTCCTTTCTTTGCAGAACCCATCAAAGAAAAACTTACCCAAGAATCAGGGATCGATATtggtttaaaaataatcaaatttccACATCCAGAATCCGGATTACCGGATCATGTCGTTAGCGTCGAGCTAGTAAACACAGATGAATTATTTTCACAGTTTGGTAAAGCCATAGCTATGATGCAAGAACCATTTGAGGAGCTGGTCCATGGATTTAAGCCCGATTTTATTGTTTCGGACATGTTCTTCCCTTGGACTGTCGATTCTGCGGCGAAATTCGATATCCCGAGATTGATTTTCCATGGAACGAGCTGTTTAGCGCTCTGTGTGGGCGAGCAAATGCAGCGGCACAAGCCTTTCAAGAATGTTTCCTCGGATTCGGAATCGTTTTTTGTGCCTGATCTTCCTCACCGGCTCGAGTTTCTTAGGACACAAATATGTGTAGCCGATTTAGAAGAACATGAGAGTGACTTTGGCAGGCTTCTAAAGCAAGTGAGGGAATCTGATAGGAGAAGCTACGGTGTTTTGGTAAACAGTTTTTACGAGCTGGAACCTGCTTACTCTGATCATTACAGGACGgttttgggaagaagatcatGGAACATAGGCCCTTTATTTTTATGCGACAGTGGAAATAATGAAGGAAGAGGACACAGGGGGAAGAAATCTGCCGTTGATGCAGACAAATGGAAGTCGTGGCTGGACTCAAGAGAGCCCGATTCTGTTGTTTACGCCTGTTTCGGAAGCATGACAAGCTTTACTCATGCTCAGTTACACGAAATAGGAATCGGGCTCGAAGCATCGGGGCAAGATTTCGTATGGGTACTTAGAAAATGTGAAAACAAAGAAGATGAAATCGAAGATTGGAGGCCCGAAGGATTCGAAGAACGAATGAAAGACAAAGGGTTGATCATTAGAGGATGGGCACCGCAGTTGATGATTCTAAATCATCCGGCAATAGGGGTTTTCGTGACGCACTGTGGATGGAATTCGACTTTGGAAGGCATATGCGCCGGGGTCCCTATGGTGACATGGCCCTTGTTTGCAGAACAGTTTTTTAACGAAAAATTGGTGACTGATGTTTTGAAGACCGGTGTTTCTGTTGGAAATAAAATATGGCGGAAAGCCGGCAGCGAAGGGGTGGCGAGTGCGGCGGTGTCTACGGCGGTGCGGCAAGTAATGGTAGGGGAAGAGGCGGAGGAAATCAGATGCAGAGCTAAGGAGTGGAAGGAAATGGCAAGAAAGACTGTTGGAGAAGGTGGATCTTCTTACAATGGTTTAAGTGCATTGATTGATGAATTGAGCAAACTTAATGGACGTTGA
- the LOC140811676 gene encoding scopoletin glucosyltransferase-like isoform X1, which translates to MVQLHAFFFPFLAQGHLIPLLEMAKLFTSRGVKSTIISTPFFAEPIKEKLTQESGIDIGLKIIKFPHPESGLPDHVVSVELVNTDELFSQFGKAIAMMQEPFEELVHGFKPDFIVSDMFFPWTVDSAAKFDIPRLIFHGTSCLALCVGEQMQRHKPFKNVSSDSESFFVPDLPHRLEFLRTQICVADLEEHESDFGRLLKQVRESDRRSYGVLVNSFYELEPAYSDHYRTVLGRRSWNIGPLFLCDSGNNEGRGHRGKKSAVDADKWKSWLDSREPDSVVYACFGSMTSFTHAQLHEIGIGLEASGQDFVWVLRKCENKEDEIEDWRPEGFEERMKDKGLIIRGWAPQLMILNHPAIGVFVTHCGWNSTLEGICAGVPMVTWPLFAEQFFNEKLVTDVLKTGVSVGNKIWRKAGSEGVASAAVSTAVRQVMVGEEAEEIRCRAKEWKEMARKTVGEEAGIFPADRIQQQKSEKTADMYFPADRIHQQKSEKAADSYLHL; encoded by the exons ATGGTTCAGCTACATGCTTTCTTCTTTCCCTTTTTGGCTCAAGGTCACCTGATTCCTTTACTAGAAATGGCCAAATTATTCACTTCAAGAGGTGTAAAATCCACCATAATCTCCACTCCTTTCTTTGCAGAACCCATCAAAGAAAAACTTACCCAAGAATCAGGGATCGATATtggtttaaaaataatcaaatttccACATCCAGAATCCGGATTACCGGATCATGTCGTTAGCGTCGAGCTAGTAAACACAGATGAATTATTTTCACAGTTTGGTAAAGCCATAGCTATGATGCAAGAACCATTTGAGGAGCTGGTCCATGGATTTAAGCCCGATTTTATTGTTTCGGACATGTTCTTCCCTTGGACTGTCGATTCTGCGGCGAAATTCGATATCCCGAGATTGATTTTCCATGGAACGAGCTGTTTAGCGCTCTGTGTGGGCGAGCAAATGCAGCGGCACAAGCCTTTCAAGAATGTTTCCTCGGATTCGGAATCGTTTTTTGTGCCTGATCTTCCTCACCGGCTCGAGTTTCTTAGGACACAAATATGTGTAGCCGATTTAGAAGAACATGAGAGTGACTTTGGCAGGCTTCTAAAGCAAGTGAGGGAATCTGATAGGAGAAGCTACGGTGTTTTGGTAAACAGTTTTTACGAGCTGGAACCTGCTTACTCTGATCATTACAGGACGgttttgggaagaagatcatGGAACATAGGCCCTTTATTTTTATGCGACAGTGGAAATAATGAAGGAAGAGGACACAGGGGGAAGAAATCTGCCGTTGATGCAGACAAATGGAAGTCGTGGCTGGACTCAAGAGAGCCCGATTCTGTTGTTTACGCCTGTTTCGGAAGCATGACAAGCTTTACTCATGCTCAGTTACACGAAATAGGAATCGGGCTCGAAGCATCGGGGCAAGATTTCGTATGGGTACTTAGAAAATGTGAAAACAAAGAAGATGAAATCGAAGATTGGAGGCCCGAAGGATTCGAAGAACGAATGAAAGACAAAGGGTTGATCATTAGAGGATGGGCACCGCAGTTGATGATTCTAAATCATCCGGCAATAGGGGTTTTCGTGACGCACTGTGGATGGAATTCGACTTTGGAAGGCATATGCGCCGGGGTCCCTATGGTGACATGGCCCTTGTTTGCAGAACAGTTTTTTAACGAAAAATTGGTGACTGATGTTTTGAAGACCGGTGTTTCTGTTGGAAATAAAATATGGCGGAAAGCCGGCAGCGAAGGGGTGGCGAGTGCGGCGGTGTCTACGGCGGTGCGGCAAGTAATGGTAGGGGAAGAGGCGGAGGAAATCAGATGCAGAGCTAAGGAGTGGAAGGAAATGGCAAGAAAGACTGTTGGAGAAG aagctggtatttttccagcagacagaattcagcagcagaagagcgagaaaacagcagacatgtattttccagcagacagaatccatcagcagaagagcgagaaagcagcagacagttacttacacttgtaa
- the LOC140811676 gene encoding scopoletin glucosyltransferase-like isoform X6, translating into MVQLHAFFFPFLAQGHLIPLLEMAKLFTSRGVKSTIISTPFFAEPIKEKLTQESGIDIGLKIIKFPHPESGLPDHVVSVELVNTDELFSQFGKAIAMMQEPFEELVHGFKPDFIVSDMFFPWTVDSAAKFDIPRLIFHGTSCLALCVGEQMQRHKPFKNVSSDSESFFVPDLPHRLEFLRTQICVADLEEHESDFGRLLKQVRESDRRSYGVLVNSFYELEPAYSDHYRTVLGRRSWNIGPLFLCDSGNNEGRGHRGKKSAVDADKWKSWLDSREPDSVVYACFGSMTSFTHAQLHEIGIGLEASGQDFVWVLRKCENKEDEIEDWRPEGFEERMKDKGLIIRGWAPQLMILNHPAIGVFVTHCGWNSTLEGICAGVPMVTWPLFAEQFFNEKLVTDVLKTGVSVGNKIWRKAGSEGVASAAVSTAVRQVMVGEEAEEIRCRAKEWKEMARKTVGEDG; encoded by the exons ATGGTTCAGCTACATGCTTTCTTCTTTCCCTTTTTGGCTCAAGGTCACCTGATTCCTTTACTAGAAATGGCCAAATTATTCACTTCAAGAGGTGTAAAATCCACCATAATCTCCACTCCTTTCTTTGCAGAACCCATCAAAGAAAAACTTACCCAAGAATCAGGGATCGATATtggtttaaaaataatcaaatttccACATCCAGAATCCGGATTACCGGATCATGTCGTTAGCGTCGAGCTAGTAAACACAGATGAATTATTTTCACAGTTTGGTAAAGCCATAGCTATGATGCAAGAACCATTTGAGGAGCTGGTCCATGGATTTAAGCCCGATTTTATTGTTTCGGACATGTTCTTCCCTTGGACTGTCGATTCTGCGGCGAAATTCGATATCCCGAGATTGATTTTCCATGGAACGAGCTGTTTAGCGCTCTGTGTGGGCGAGCAAATGCAGCGGCACAAGCCTTTCAAGAATGTTTCCTCGGATTCGGAATCGTTTTTTGTGCCTGATCTTCCTCACCGGCTCGAGTTTCTTAGGACACAAATATGTGTAGCCGATTTAGAAGAACATGAGAGTGACTTTGGCAGGCTTCTAAAGCAAGTGAGGGAATCTGATAGGAGAAGCTACGGTGTTTTGGTAAACAGTTTTTACGAGCTGGAACCTGCTTACTCTGATCATTACAGGACGgttttgggaagaagatcatGGAACATAGGCCCTTTATTTTTATGCGACAGTGGAAATAATGAAGGAAGAGGACACAGGGGGAAGAAATCTGCCGTTGATGCAGACAAATGGAAGTCGTGGCTGGACTCAAGAGAGCCCGATTCTGTTGTTTACGCCTGTTTCGGAAGCATGACAAGCTTTACTCATGCTCAGTTACACGAAATAGGAATCGGGCTCGAAGCATCGGGGCAAGATTTCGTATGGGTACTTAGAAAATGTGAAAACAAAGAAGATGAAATCGAAGATTGGAGGCCCGAAGGATTCGAAGAACGAATGAAAGACAAAGGGTTGATCATTAGAGGATGGGCACCGCAGTTGATGATTCTAAATCATCCGGCAATAGGGGTTTTCGTGACGCACTGTGGATGGAATTCGACTTTGGAAGGCATATGCGCCGGGGTCCCTATGGTGACATGGCCCTTGTTTGCAGAACAGTTTTTTAACGAAAAATTGGTGACTGATGTTTTGAAGACCGGTGTTTCTGTTGGAAATAAAATATGGCGGAAAGCCGGCAGCGAAGGGGTGGCGAGTGCGGCGGTGTCTACGGCGGTGCGGCAAGTAATGGTAGGGGAAGAGGCGGAGGAAATCAGATGCAGAGCTAAGGAGTGGAAGGAAATGGCAAGAAAGACTGTTGGAGAAG aCGGTTAG
- the LOC140811676 gene encoding scopoletin glucosyltransferase-like isoform X3, translated as MVQLHAFFFPFLAQGHLIPLLEMAKLFTSRGVKSTIISTPFFAEPIKEKLTQESGIDIGLKIIKFPHPESGLPDHVVSVELVNTDELFSQFGKAIAMMQEPFEELVHGFKPDFIVSDMFFPWTVDSAAKFDIPRLIFHGTSCLALCVGEQMQRHKPFKNVSSDSESFFVPDLPHRLEFLRTQICVADLEEHESDFGRLLKQVRESDRRSYGVLVNSFYELEPAYSDHYRTVLGRRSWNIGPLFLCDSGNNEGRGHRGKKSAVDADKWKSWLDSREPDSVVYACFGSMTSFTHAQLHEIGIGLEASGQDFVWVLRKCENKEDEIEDWRPEGFEERMKDKGLIIRGWAPQLMILNHPAIGVFVTHCGWNSTLEGICAGVPMVTWPLFAEQFFNEKLVTDVLKTGVSVGNKIWRKAGSEGVASAAVSTAVRQVMVGEEAEEIRCRAKEWKEMARKTVGEADMYFPADRIHQQKSEKAADSYLHL; from the exons ATGGTTCAGCTACATGCTTTCTTCTTTCCCTTTTTGGCTCAAGGTCACCTGATTCCTTTACTAGAAATGGCCAAATTATTCACTTCAAGAGGTGTAAAATCCACCATAATCTCCACTCCTTTCTTTGCAGAACCCATCAAAGAAAAACTTACCCAAGAATCAGGGATCGATATtggtttaaaaataatcaaatttccACATCCAGAATCCGGATTACCGGATCATGTCGTTAGCGTCGAGCTAGTAAACACAGATGAATTATTTTCACAGTTTGGTAAAGCCATAGCTATGATGCAAGAACCATTTGAGGAGCTGGTCCATGGATTTAAGCCCGATTTTATTGTTTCGGACATGTTCTTCCCTTGGACTGTCGATTCTGCGGCGAAATTCGATATCCCGAGATTGATTTTCCATGGAACGAGCTGTTTAGCGCTCTGTGTGGGCGAGCAAATGCAGCGGCACAAGCCTTTCAAGAATGTTTCCTCGGATTCGGAATCGTTTTTTGTGCCTGATCTTCCTCACCGGCTCGAGTTTCTTAGGACACAAATATGTGTAGCCGATTTAGAAGAACATGAGAGTGACTTTGGCAGGCTTCTAAAGCAAGTGAGGGAATCTGATAGGAGAAGCTACGGTGTTTTGGTAAACAGTTTTTACGAGCTGGAACCTGCTTACTCTGATCATTACAGGACGgttttgggaagaagatcatGGAACATAGGCCCTTTATTTTTATGCGACAGTGGAAATAATGAAGGAAGAGGACACAGGGGGAAGAAATCTGCCGTTGATGCAGACAAATGGAAGTCGTGGCTGGACTCAAGAGAGCCCGATTCTGTTGTTTACGCCTGTTTCGGAAGCATGACAAGCTTTACTCATGCTCAGTTACACGAAATAGGAATCGGGCTCGAAGCATCGGGGCAAGATTTCGTATGGGTACTTAGAAAATGTGAAAACAAAGAAGATGAAATCGAAGATTGGAGGCCCGAAGGATTCGAAGAACGAATGAAAGACAAAGGGTTGATCATTAGAGGATGGGCACCGCAGTTGATGATTCTAAATCATCCGGCAATAGGGGTTTTCGTGACGCACTGTGGATGGAATTCGACTTTGGAAGGCATATGCGCCGGGGTCCCTATGGTGACATGGCCCTTGTTTGCAGAACAGTTTTTTAACGAAAAATTGGTGACTGATGTTTTGAAGACCGGTGTTTCTGTTGGAAATAAAATATGGCGGAAAGCCGGCAGCGAAGGGGTGGCGAGTGCGGCGGTGTCTACGGCGGTGCGGCAAGTAATGGTAGGGGAAGAGGCGGAGGAAATCAGATGCAGAGCTAAGGAGTGGAAGGAAATGGCAAGAAAGACTGTTGGAGAAG cagacatgtattttccagcagacagaatccatcagcagaagagcgagaaagcagcagacagttacttacacttgtaa